From a region of the Paenibacillus sp. FSL R10-2734 genome:
- a CDS encoding oligopeptide ABC transporter substrate-binding protein → MRKPIRSKALLVSLMFVMLFALAACGSKNNNGAAESTAAPSASAPAETAEATAAPEAEDGLYNIKDFSNIKTNQGEAIDGGTITFGLVSDSPFEGTLNLNFYSGAPDAEVLNWFDEGLLTWDKDYVYTNDGAATYEVAEDGRTFTFTIRDNVNWQDGKPVTAEDWLFAHEVIGNPKYDGPRYGSDFTNIEGMEEYHSGKAKTISGIKVLGEKKLQITYLKSSPSLLTGGIWIYPLAKHIFGGMDVAKISSSPEVRQKPIGFGAFKVESIVPGESVVFVKNEDYWRGAPKLDKVILKVINPTTVVQELKSGGVDLVDAFPIDQFPDNAKMSNVEYLGAVDRAYTYIGFKLGKWDAEKKVVATDPKAKMADVNLRKAMWAAVDNDTVGKKFYSGLRWNATTLIPPSHPEFHDASNPGVPFDPEAAKKILDDAGYKLNGEFRTNPDGSELKINFISMTGSDIAEPLAQYYVQSWKAIGLNVTLEMVEFNTFYDRVGQNGEDDPSVDVYQGAWTVGIDVDPTGLYGKDAIFNFSRYSSAENDRLMAEGVSEAAFDVNKRKEIYKEWQQFMVNEIPVFPTLYRAALVPVNNRILNYGIGDGTGLYYNDIAVSAEKSVVAQ, encoded by the coding sequence ATGAGAAAACCCATCCGTTCAAAGGCACTACTAGTTTCACTAATGTTTGTAATGTTGTTCGCCCTTGCAGCCTGTGGCTCCAAGAACAACAACGGAGCGGCTGAGTCAACAGCTGCACCAAGTGCCAGTGCCCCTGCGGAAACCGCAGAAGCGACGGCAGCGCCTGAAGCAGAAGACGGACTTTATAACATTAAAGATTTCAGTAACATTAAGACTAATCAAGGTGAAGCTATTGATGGCGGAACGATTACTTTTGGACTCGTTTCCGACAGTCCATTTGAAGGTACCTTGAACTTGAACTTCTATTCTGGAGCTCCAGATGCTGAAGTGCTGAATTGGTTCGATGAGGGCTTGTTAACTTGGGACAAAGACTATGTATACACGAATGATGGTGCAGCAACTTATGAAGTAGCAGAAGATGGACGGACCTTTACCTTTACGATTCGCGACAATGTAAACTGGCAGGACGGTAAGCCAGTGACAGCAGAAGATTGGCTGTTCGCGCATGAGGTTATTGGTAATCCGAAATATGATGGTCCACGTTACGGCTCTGACTTTACGAATATTGAAGGTATGGAAGAATACCACTCCGGAAAAGCAAAGACCATTTCTGGTATTAAAGTACTGGGTGAGAAGAAGCTGCAAATTACTTATCTTAAATCTTCACCTTCCCTGTTAACGGGTGGCATATGGATTTATCCATTAGCTAAGCATATCTTTGGTGGCATGGATGTTGCCAAAATCTCCTCATCCCCTGAAGTTCGTCAAAAGCCAATTGGTTTCGGAGCTTTTAAAGTGGAAAGCATCGTTCCTGGTGAGTCTGTAGTATTCGTTAAGAATGAAGATTACTGGCGCGGCGCACCTAAACTGGATAAAGTAATTTTGAAGGTAATCAACCCAACGACTGTTGTGCAAGAACTGAAGTCTGGTGGAGTTGACTTGGTGGATGCCTTCCCTATTGATCAATTCCCAGATAATGCAAAAATGTCAAATGTCGAGTATCTCGGTGCTGTTGACCGTGCATATACGTATATTGGATTTAAGCTAGGTAAATGGGATGCAGAGAAAAAAGTTGTTGCTACCGATCCTAAAGCTAAAATGGCGGATGTGAACCTGCGTAAAGCAATGTGGGCTGCTGTAGACAATGATACAGTGGGTAAGAAATTCTATAGTGGTCTTCGCTGGAATGCGACAACTTTAATTCCACCTTCCCATCCGGAATTCCATGATGCTTCTAATCCAGGTGTACCTTTTGATCCAGAAGCTGCTAAGAAGATCTTGGATGACGCTGGTTACAAGCTTAACGGTGAATTTAGAACGAATCCGGATGGCAGTGAGCTGAAGATTAATTTCATCTCGATGACCGGATCGGACATTGCTGAACCATTGGCTCAATATTATGTACAATCCTGGAAAGCAATTGGTCTGAATGTAACTTTGGAGATGGTAGAATTTAATACGTTCTATGATCGTGTTGGACAAAATGGTGAGGATGATCCTTCTGTGGATGTTTACCAAGGTGCTTGGACTGTAGGGATTGATGTTGACCCAACAGGTCTTTATGGTAAAGACGCAATCTTTAACTTCTCACGTTACTCCAGTGCAGAGAACGATCGTTTGATGGCCGAAGGGGTCTCCGAGGCTGCATTCGATGTAAATAAACGTAAAGAGATCTATAAAGAATGGCAACAGTTTATGGTTAACGAGATTCCTGTATTCCCTACACTTTATCGTGCGGCCCTAGTTCCGGTAAACAACCGTATACTGAATTATGGAATTGGTGATGGAACTGGACTTTACTATAACGACATTGCGGTTTCTGCAGAAAAATCTGTCGTAGCTCAGTAA
- the mnmA gene encoding tRNA 2-thiouridine(34) synthase MnmA encodes MTKAKQDTRVVVGMSGGVDSSVTALLLKQQGYDVIGIFMKNWDDTDEFGVCTAESDAEDVRRVCEQIDIPYYTVNFEKEYFDKVFSYFLDEYKAGRTPNPDVMCNREIKFGEFLNKALQLGADYVATGHYARVIEEDGVYKLLRGVDNNKDQTYFLNALGQYQLSKAMFPIGHLPKPEVRRIAEEAGLYTAKKKDSTGVCFIGERNFREFLSQYLPAQSGDMVDIATGEIKGRHDGLMYYTLGQRQGLGIGGSGNGEPWFVAEKDLSRNILYVVQGDKHHSLYSTSLIASGVNWINGQELGKEPLKCTAKFRYRQPDQGVTLTAREDGTINVDFDVPQKAITPGQAVVFYLGEQCLGGGTIEYAEKVVPSAQA; translated from the coding sequence ATGACAAAAGCAAAACAAGACACCCGTGTCGTCGTCGGCATGTCCGGAGGGGTCGATTCCTCCGTCACGGCGCTTCTGCTCAAGCAGCAGGGCTATGACGTCATCGGCATCTTCATGAAAAATTGGGACGATACCGACGAATTCGGAGTATGTACGGCCGAAAGCGACGCAGAGGATGTTCGCCGCGTATGCGAGCAGATTGATATTCCTTACTATACCGTTAATTTCGAGAAGGAATACTTTGACAAAGTATTTTCTTATTTTCTTGATGAATATAAGGCCGGCCGGACGCCAAATCCAGACGTCATGTGCAACCGAGAGATCAAGTTTGGAGAGTTCCTGAACAAAGCCCTTCAGCTTGGTGCCGATTATGTGGCTACTGGACATTATGCACGTGTTATAGAAGAAGATGGTGTGTACAAGCTGCTCCGCGGTGTAGACAACAATAAGGACCAGACCTATTTCTTGAACGCGCTGGGACAGTATCAACTATCTAAAGCGATGTTCCCAATTGGTCATCTACCAAAACCGGAAGTTCGGAGAATTGCCGAAGAAGCTGGTCTCTATACTGCCAAGAAAAAAGACAGCACAGGCGTTTGCTTCATCGGTGAACGTAACTTCCGTGAATTTCTTAGCCAGTATCTGCCAGCACAATCGGGTGATATGGTAGATATAGCAACTGGAGAAATCAAAGGCCGCCACGATGGACTTATGTACTATACATTGGGTCAGCGTCAAGGCCTTGGCATTGGTGGCTCCGGTAACGGCGAACCTTGGTTTGTAGCTGAGAAAGACCTTAGCCGCAACATTCTTTATGTAGTTCAAGGAGACAAGCACCACAGCCTGTACTCCACTAGTCTGATTGCTTCCGGTGTTAACTGGATTAACGGGCAAGAGCTTGGTAAGGAGCCGCTAAAATGCACTGCGAAATTCCGGTATCGCCAGCCTGATCAGGGCGTAACCCTTACCGCACGGGAAGATGGAACGATAAACGTAGACTTTGATGTTCCGCAAAAAGCGATAACGCCAGGCCAAGCCGTTGTCTTCTATCTCGGTGAGCAATGTCTCGGCGGCGGCACGATCGAATACGCTGAAAAGGTTGTTCCTTCAGCACAAGCTTAA
- a CDS encoding Rrf2 family transcriptional regulator, whose protein sequence is MKISTKGRYGLTIMMELALKFGEGPTSLKSIAEKNGLSEHYLEQLIAPLRNAGLVKSIRGAYGGYILSREASAITAGDIIRVLEGPISPVDFTEEDDAAKRDLWLRIRDSIADVLDSTTLHDLINYKEDSLADNYMFYI, encoded by the coding sequence TTGAAAATTTCAACCAAAGGACGTTACGGACTAACAATTATGATGGAGCTTGCACTGAAATTTGGTGAAGGACCAACCTCACTTAAGAGTATCGCTGAGAAAAACGGACTTTCCGAGCATTATCTAGAGCAACTAATTGCTCCTCTGCGTAACGCAGGACTTGTAAAAAGTATTCGTGGCGCATACGGCGGATACATTCTATCACGTGAGGCCAGTGCTATCACAGCGGGTGACATCATTCGTGTACTAGAGGGTCCAATTTCTCCTGTGGATTTCACTGAAGAAGACGATGCGGCAAAACGGGATTTATGGCTCCGCATTCGCGACAGCATTGCCGACGTATTGGATTCCACAACGCTGCATGACTTGATAAATTATAAAGAAGATAGTTTGGCTGATAACTATATGTTTTATATCTAA